A genomic region of Methanosarcina thermophila TM-1 contains the following coding sequences:
- a CDS encoding DUF362 domain-containing protein gives MEEDKEHHCHSHNETQSHTFTNHKKTSFKYKISYLSHKFKNSLLFVIFANLFWLVCRSGTKPSRIVYPCQKAAIANISTFAILLLYSEKIKLFLNQDIKLSKLLLGVLVAASIAGLFLLARYNNPIIPPIEPGVHGKVLSESEQEELGINTQYATIPAAYDLPSPHRVVAVHNSNSTTWKGVGNPNNYMNQSEIDKMVEIGIMELTGTTSPQDGWRKIIPYKSGETVAIKVNFNNNWHYTNGFYFDDDSDTSMLNYAAIVNSVIKGLRSIGVPSENIWITDPSRPVHDQFRERIYDKEIKYYVNENSGPYIEGRPNIFLSGYVSDNSEYASTSTAYAEKIKPAKIFVNATYIINMPQLKGHGFKTVGRVTLSLKNNFGSVSYTADAHGRSPAHNADSFAKLLADINNNPVFRNKTRLIIGDGIMGNPNVNTAPPTLWKSFGNKPPETLFFGVDPVATDSVMIDYIRREVGSQATGLVEFYAAELGLGVFESWNDQEKYTHIDYRPIDLDNQTYNPYI, from the coding sequence ATGGAAGAAGATAAAGAGCATCATTGTCATTCTCATAATGAAACTCAGTCTCACACATTCACTAACCACAAAAAAACATCCTTTAAATATAAGATAAGTTATTTGAGTCATAAATTTAAAAATAGTTTATTATTTGTAATTTTTGCAAACTTATTCTGGCTGGTGTGCAGATCCGGAACAAAACCTTCTAGAATTGTTTACCCCTGTCAGAAAGCTGCCATTGCAAATATAAGTACCTTTGCGATACTCCTATTATACAGCGAGAAGATTAAACTTTTTTTAAATCAAGATATTAAATTAAGTAAACTACTTTTAGGTGTACTGGTCGCAGCTTCAATAGCTGGATTATTTTTACTTGCGCGTTATAATAACCCGATTATTCCTCCAATTGAGCCTGGAGTGCATGGAAAAGTTTTATCCGAATCTGAGCAAGAAGAACTGGGAATTAATACTCAATATGCAACAATTCCAGCTGCTTATGATCTCCCTTCTCCTCATAGAGTTGTAGCGGTTCATAATTCAAATTCCACTACATGGAAAGGAGTGGGAAATCCGAATAACTACATGAATCAATCTGAAATAGACAAGATGGTAGAGATCGGAATAATGGAATTGACTGGGACAACTTCCCCTCAAGATGGATGGAGAAAAATAATCCCATACAAAAGTGGAGAAACGGTTGCAATAAAAGTGAATTTCAATAATAACTGGCATTATACAAACGGGTTTTATTTTGATGATGATTCAGATACGAGCATGCTTAATTACGCAGCAATTGTAAATTCGGTAATAAAAGGATTGAGATCTATTGGTGTCCCATCCGAAAATATATGGATAACCGATCCCTCAAGACCAGTTCATGATCAGTTTAGAGAGAGAATCTATGATAAAGAAATAAAGTACTATGTAAATGAAAATTCCGGACCATATATTGAGGGAAGACCTAATATTTTTCTATCGGGTTATGTTTCGGATAACTCGGAATATGCATCAACAAGCACAGCTTACGCTGAAAAAATAAAACCTGCTAAAATATTTGTTAACGCAACCTACATAATCAACATGCCTCAGTTAAAAGGACATGGATTTAAAACCGTTGGAAGAGTAACATTAAGTTTGAAGAATAATTTTGGGAGTGTTTCCTATACTGCTGATGCACACGGGCGCTCTCCAGCACACAATGCCGATTCATTTGCAAAACTCCTGGCAGACATTAATAATAACCCGGTTTTCCGAAATAAAACCAGGTTAATTATAGGTGACGGTATTATGGGGAACCCCAATGTAAATACCGCTCCGCCCACGCTATGGAAATCATTTGGTAACAAACCCCCAGAAACTCTTTTCTTTGGAGTTGATCCTGTAGCAACAGATTCAGTTATGATAGATTATATAAGAAGAGAAGTTGGTTCACAGGCTACAGGTCTAGTTGAGTTTTATGCAGCTGAATTAGGGTTGGGAGTTTTTGAATCGTGGAATGATCAGGAAAAATATACCCACATTGATTATCGTCCTATAGATCTTGACAATCAAACATACAATCCTTATATTTAA
- a CDS encoding acyltransferase, which produces MISLREMLYYIIKGIDGIITPLILLLTKIIIVDSPVIVSLGKLRGLILLPFIKCKSIPSIGKDVYFSELLTRKYVFGKNVGISNFCKLFGPIEIGDNVDINYNVQLRPQTFIGNNVGIGPNTLFMTDTHDLGNEKKRVGKHRIKKIVVEDGCWIGANVIVLGGVTIGAGSVIGAGSIIDTDVKPNSLVVSDRSKHIREIRKLNFLRKS; this is translated from the coding sequence ATGATTTCATTAAGAGAGATGTTATATTATATTATAAAGGGAATTGATGGGATAATAACACCTCTAATTTTATTACTGACAAAAATAATAATTGTAGACTCACCAGTTATTGTCTCGCTTGGGAAGCTAAGAGGACTTATATTATTACCTTTTATAAAATGTAAATCAATTCCATCTATCGGGAAAGATGTTTACTTCTCGGAATTGCTAACTCGAAAATATGTTTTTGGAAAAAATGTAGGTATTTCAAATTTTTGTAAGCTTTTTGGTCCAATAGAAATCGGAGATAACGTAGATATAAATTATAATGTACAGTTAAGGCCACAAACCTTTATTGGTAATAATGTTGGCATAGGTCCAAATACGCTCTTCATGACTGACACTCACGACTTAGGAAATGAAAAAAAAAGAGTTGGAAAACATAGGATTAAGAAAATAGTTGTTGAAGATGGATGCTGGATCGGAGCAAACGTCATAGTATTAGGCGGAGTAACAATTGGTGCAGGATCGGTTATAGGTGCAGGATCTATAATAGATACAGATGTAAAGCCTAATTCACTTGTAGTAAGTGATAGATCAAAGCATATCAGAGAAATAAGGAAATTGAATTTTTTAAGAAAATCATAA
- a CDS encoding LamG domain-containing protein, translated as MKKLVVVFGFILLNLVMLIIVILVNNFSFTWLLPEAQDPVTDVKTGHPSNVSHGRLLWSGINWRVISQLENNTWVDDQGRLHMRLQKIGDTWCCTTLESPYTVKYGKFIWNISSPSLNLERNTSIGMFTYANDTNEIDIEINQWPGHDEHLWFTNQPGSVEDYPSNIYYDVYSDSPYLNETNITYIIEWEPTYINFSVVSSDGSIISNWNYTNESEIPHVESTICQYFGTVANFTPQNEQPKEIVFNSFQYISSKQSSNYESADDLNPENETKFYKGVIDKLNEL; from the coding sequence ATGAAAAAGCTGGTAGTCGTATTTGGCTTCATATTACTGAATCTTGTTATGCTAATAATTGTCATATTGGTTAATAATTTTAGTTTTACCTGGTTACTACCGGAAGCTCAAGACCCTGTTACAGATGTAAAGACTGGACATCCGAGTAATGTGAGTCATGGCCGCCTGTTGTGGAGTGGAATTAACTGGAGGGTGATATCTCAGTTGGAAAATAACACATGGGTGGACGATCAAGGGCGCTTACATATGAGGTTACAAAAAATTGGTGATACATGGTGTTGTACTACACTTGAAAGCCCTTATACCGTCAAGTATGGGAAATTTATATGGAACATAAGTTCTCCATCCCTGAATTTAGAACGTAATACATCAATAGGGATGTTTACTTATGCGAATGATACTAATGAGATTGATATAGAAATAAATCAATGGCCTGGGCATGATGAACACTTGTGGTTCACCAATCAGCCTGGATCAGTTGAAGATTATCCTTCAAATATATATTATGATGTATATTCTGATTCGCCATATTTAAATGAAACAAATATAACTTATATTATTGAGTGGGAACCTACTTATATAAATTTTTCCGTAGTTAGTAGTGATGGATCAATTATCAGTAACTGGAATTATACAAACGAGAGTGAGATTCCGCATGTAGAATCAACAATTTGTCAATATTTTGGTACTGTAGCTAATTTTACTCCTCAGAATGAGCAACCCAAAGAGATCGTCTTCAACAGTTTCCAGTATATAAGCAGTAAACAATCTTCTAACTATGAATCAGCTGATGATCTCAATCCTGAAAATGAAACGAAATTCTATAAAGGAGTTATTGATAAACTTAATGAATTATAA
- a CDS encoding PKD domain-containing protein, with translation MKLKKGLLICLISFIAAIGIASATPAECLNNSKHIAVYLENAQTVSHDPFCTSMFYEYNLTYLFNDTILSQDLSGIDLLIVPENQMSNSTAAIINDYLNSGGKVWFLNDPIFDENGNLQTANRINILGNWSQYPINHAQRVYFNNTDPLLSGFPSSLPIQSSIESYTWMRAYSPRSGTISGFNYNVLMHLGHWDGNMLVKFENTTTGAKAIYSNPNMFISGGKNSYFDSNTASALFYSLRDWILGFESNTYSVAVTYPKTDKILTLTIDDIHGSDNEIQTTSNYFRMKKNLAYSIPDTFFIIPDSDTTKKGLNYFSQFGDTHTIHPHGVDWTDVNTASNSNVTMFEDIINDATGKEDYGFYSFRFPGTTGTIPAFQIFADLGYSISSNYGPFTGMGSIGDELSNNMFFPKQKILYNKKTNLIELETPTRYDINTDTPADIYTDNINSLQYFKNINFPANYIIGGHIQGVMENPDMVSNISKVFVYITQNLDDVSYESLETIAKYNSGIKNSTIIATRNDNNTSIEITTQQPISNFTIKLINNRNLITADYDGAEIYEDKIRYKNGFYYIYHDVDPGTHTINITDTGVPVHSFSMSSDSGVAPLTVAFNDTSIIKSENLSWDFENDGIVDSTEKNPVHVFEKVGVYSINMTVSSSDGSFSCIKTVTVNPFTSDVLNKLYWFLYKHLSKFLPTSIFT, from the coding sequence ATGAAACTTAAAAAAGGACTTCTGATCTGTTTAATTTCTTTTATAGCAGCTATAGGTATTGCATCTGCAACTCCAGCAGAATGTCTTAATAATAGTAAACATATAGCTGTATATCTAGAAAACGCACAGACAGTCAGTCATGATCCTTTCTGTACTTCGATGTTTTATGAGTATAACCTGACATATTTGTTTAATGATACGATTTTGTCTCAAGATTTATCAGGTATTGATTTGCTTATAGTCCCTGAAAATCAGATGTCAAATTCAACGGCTGCAATAATAAATGATTATCTGAATAGTGGTGGGAAAGTTTGGTTTCTAAATGATCCAATATTTGATGAGAATGGTAACTTACAAACTGCTAATCGGATAAACATTCTGGGAAATTGGAGTCAATATCCTATTAATCATGCTCAGCGAGTATATTTCAATAATACCGATCCACTTTTATCGGGCTTTCCCTCATCACTCCCGATTCAATCATCGATTGAAAGTTATACCTGGATGAGAGCTTATAGCCCTCGCTCAGGAACAATATCGGGATTTAACTATAATGTTTTAATGCACCTGGGGCATTGGGATGGAAATATGCTTGTTAAATTTGAAAATACAACAACTGGGGCTAAAGCAATTTATTCAAACCCTAATATGTTTATCTCTGGAGGAAAAAATAGCTACTTTGACTCAAATACTGCCTCAGCACTTTTTTACTCATTGAGAGACTGGATTTTGGGTTTCGAATCAAATACATATAGTGTAGCTGTAACATATCCAAAAACAGATAAAATACTCACATTAACTATAGACGATATTCATGGTTCTGATAATGAGATACAAACAACGTCTAATTATTTCAGAATGAAGAAAAATCTTGCATATTCTATTCCAGACACATTTTTTATTATCCCTGATAGTGATACTACAAAGAAAGGACTCAATTATTTTTCTCAGTTTGGAGATACTCATACTATTCATCCACATGGGGTGGATTGGACTGATGTAAACACGGCAAGTAATAGTAATGTTACAATGTTTGAAGATATCATAAATGATGCCACAGGAAAAGAGGATTATGGGTTTTATAGTTTTAGATTTCCAGGAACTACAGGTACAATCCCAGCTTTTCAGATATTTGCAGATCTTGGGTATTCAATAAGCTCAAATTATGGACCTTTTACAGGAATGGGCTCTATTGGAGATGAACTAAGTAACAATATGTTCTTCCCAAAGCAAAAGATACTTTATAACAAAAAAACAAATTTAATAGAACTGGAGACTCCTACTAGATACGATATCAATACTGATACCCCAGCTGATATTTATACAGATAATATTAACAGTTTACAATATTTTAAAAATATTAACTTCCCAGCTAATTATATCATAGGAGGACATATTCAGGGGGTTATGGAAAACCCCGATATGGTTTCCAATATATCCAAAGTTTTTGTCTATATAACTCAAAATTTAGATGATGTATCTTATGAGAGTCTGGAAACCATTGCTAAGTATAATTCGGGAATAAAAAACTCTACAATAATAGCAACTCGTAATGATAATAACACTTCTATTGAAATTACTACTCAACAACCAATCAGTAATTTCACAATAAAATTGATTAACAATAGAAATTTAATAACTGCTGATTATGATGGTGCAGAAATTTATGAAGACAAAATAAGATATAAAAATGGATTTTACTATATTTATCATGATGTTGATCCGGGCACTCATACAATAAACATTACAGACACCGGAGTTCCTGTACATTCATTCTCAATGTCTTCAGATTCTGGGGTAGCTCCATTAACAGTAGCTTTTAATGACACATCTATAATTAAATCAGAAAATTTGAGCTGGGATTTTGAAAACGATGGTATAGTCGACTCTACAGAGAAAAACCCTGTTCATGTTTTTGAAAAGGTAGGAGTATATTCTATAAATATGACTGTTAGTAGTTCCGATGGAAGCTTCAGCTGCATAAAAACTGTTACAGTAAACCCATTCACGTCAGATGTCTTAAATAAACTGTACTGGTTCCTATACAAACATCTTAGTAAATTTCTCCCAACATCAATTTTTACCTGA
- a CDS encoding transposase, with the protein MKFRLYSKRTGKLRRSFLKASISVDTIKKVIIGWKISQKTYHGIKHVSTLIKKSNRSRKSQCYVMDNGYDSEEIHTLIRNEIKADSIVPLRERKRMRINGKYRKQ; encoded by the coding sequence TTGAAATTTCGGCTTTATTCTAAAAGAACAGGGAAGCTCCGCCGGAGCTTCCTGAAAGCTTCAATATCAGTAGACACAATAAAAAAGGTAATAATAGGATGGAAAATTAGCCAAAAAACATATCATGGGATTAAGCATGTAAGTACTTTGATAAAGAAATCAAATAGGTCAAGAAAGTCTCAATGTTATGTGATGGATAATGGATATGATTCCGAAGAAATTCATACTCTAATAAGAAATGAGATAAAAGCAGATTCAATAGTACCTTTAAGAGAAAGAAAAAGAATGAGAATAAACGGAAAATATAGAAAGCAGTAA
- a CDS encoding class I SAM-dependent methyltransferase, translated as MNIHRNLISLAEKTIANFSVPKSIKKNFTEINNDKALELKECLRYNLYRDVETSFLESEEGKRDMENQLIKRLDYDRHSVIPWLDSAKPIKNARILEIGCGTGSSTVALAEQGANVVGVDVDADSLAVAKKRCELHGVNAQFIECNATEIASKLSGSDFDFIIFFASLEHMTIQERLISIKKTWEMLKPGNIWAVIDTPNRLWYYDSHTSLLPFYYWLPDDIAYDYASFSKRYEFNELPDSVPKDLVKLSRWGRGVSYHELELTMGPIESLDIISNLSDFGIYGKCQYIYELLASKGLNRKYEKILKKIMPNINPAFTKPYLNLMIRKN; from the coding sequence ATGAATATACATAGAAACCTCATATCCTTAGCAGAGAAAACAATTGCTAATTTTTCGGTTCCAAAAAGCATAAAAAAAAACTTTACTGAGATTAATAATGATAAAGCTCTGGAACTTAAAGAATGTTTAAGGTATAACCTCTACCGAGATGTGGAAACCAGTTTTCTCGAATCGGAAGAAGGAAAGAGGGACATGGAGAACCAGCTCATTAAGAGGCTTGATTATGATCGACACTCAGTAATTCCCTGGCTTGATAGTGCAAAACCCATAAAAAACGCTCGAATTCTCGAAATAGGATGTGGTACGGGTTCTTCTACCGTAGCGTTAGCTGAGCAAGGTGCAAATGTTGTGGGAGTCGATGTAGACGCCGATTCTTTGGCCGTTGCGAAAAAACGCTGTGAACTACATGGTGTAAACGCACAGTTTATTGAGTGCAATGCAACCGAAATTGCAAGCAAACTCTCTGGTAGCGATTTTGATTTTATAATATTTTTCGCCAGCTTGGAACATATGACCATACAGGAAAGGCTGATCTCCATAAAAAAAACATGGGAAATGTTAAAGCCGGGAAATATCTGGGCAGTCATAGATACGCCAAATAGGTTATGGTATTATGACTCTCACACATCGCTTCTGCCGTTTTATTATTGGCTGCCAGACGACATAGCATACGATTATGCCTCCTTTAGCAAGAGATATGAGTTCAATGAGCTTCCAGATAGTGTTCCAAAAGATTTGGTCAAATTATCCCGATGGGGGAGAGGAGTCAGTTACCACGAGCTCGAGCTTACTATGGGGCCAATCGAAAGCTTGGACATTATAAGTAATCTCAGCGATTTTGGGATTTATGGTAAATGCCAATATATTTATGAGTTGTTAGCCTCGAAAGGATTGAATCGCAAGTATGAAAAAATATTGAAAAAAATAATGCCAAATATAAACCCAGCTTTTACTAAACCATACCTTAATCTTATGATTCGTAAGAATTAA
- a CDS encoding glycosyltransferase family 4 protein produces MNLIYFYPKEDNAPANLARELYLAIKIKKDLNLCISPYPCSDLYPMDSYSLKDLFFGSNEFVGVHMTTSPFFAPTKRFLLHLIAVLKRIPIILNYHGDIRIETMNQLKNKSWVNFLKYIPSYLFVSRFLKNAEKVIVNSYNMKSLVERKYNVSNVYVIPNAINDFWFSESKSKIHLEGCPSIFYHGRLSYEKGVDLLIKGLAKSKRSDVILYISGIGDQLDYLKSIAAEEGISDNVKFLGKITNDELKMYLSSVDLAIYPSRYEPFSLAILEAFATLNGIVFYSNKAGINDFVNNMNFELKSFEPTVDEIANIIRSHYSAEEVDHIVSMQKKFAKFFTWDSVSAQYIQVYNELKKNK; encoded by the coding sequence ATGAATTTAATATATTTTTATCCCAAAGAAGACAATGCACCTGCAAATTTAGCACGTGAGTTGTACTTAGCCATTAAAATTAAAAAAGATTTAAATTTATGTATCAGTCCTTATCCTTGCAGTGATCTGTATCCTATGGATTCATACAGCTTAAAAGATTTATTTTTTGGTTCTAACGAATTTGTTGGGGTTCATATGACTACAAGTCCTTTTTTTGCTCCAACAAAACGATTTTTATTGCATCTAATAGCTGTATTAAAAAGAATACCTATTATTTTAAATTATCATGGTGATATTCGAATTGAAACCATGAATCAGCTTAAAAATAAAAGCTGGGTCAACTTCCTTAAATATATTCCAAGCTATCTTTTTGTTTCCCGATTCCTGAAAAATGCAGAAAAAGTAATTGTAAACTCATACAATATGAAATCTCTTGTTGAGAGGAAATATAATGTATCAAATGTTTATGTTATACCAAACGCGATAAATGATTTCTGGTTTTCTGAAAGCAAATCAAAAATTCACTTGGAAGGTTGTCCTTCAATTTTCTATCATGGCAGACTTTCTTATGAAAAAGGGGTTGATCTTCTTATTAAAGGTCTTGCAAAGAGCAAGAGATCAGATGTGATTTTATATATTTCAGGCATTGGTGATCAATTAGATTATTTGAAGTCTATTGCTGCAGAAGAAGGAATTAGTGATAACGTAAAGTTTTTAGGTAAAATTACAAACGATGAACTGAAGATGTATCTATCAAGTGTTGATCTGGCAATATATCCTTCTAGATACGAACCTTTTTCCCTTGCTATTTTAGAGGCTTTTGCTACACTAAACGGTATTGTATTCTATTCTAATAAGGCAGGGATAAATGACTTTGTAAATAATATGAATTTTGAGCTGAAATCTTTTGAACCCACTGTTGACGAAATTGCGAATATTATTCGGAGTCACTATTCTGCCGAAGAAGTGGATCACATTGTATCAATGCAAAAGAAATTTGCAAAATTTTTTACATGGGATTCAGTTTCTGCTCAATATATTCAAGTTTACAATGAATTGAAAAAAAATAAGTAA
- a CDS encoding oligosaccharide flippase family protein → MSEGVTHFFKNLSYVGFGTFIGTAFLFTFNVLVGRLLGPLEYGKFSLVQSISMFLYVPMLMGYHNAMVKYNAEEEKYDRQKNVISTTYILVLIFTTISVIIYLFIPQKILEYFSVSNEIFDLCILFSVLYAVYMLLTATVNGLHKMKAFAMITPIYSTILLFTFLSIAYIKPLSYKLAIFSMLFSYLITSCLILIYIRKYLTYEFDRKWAHTLTNFAIYSIIGSMTFVLYPNINQILINMYMSTENLGLYNAYSFASVNIASLIFNIFNGVFFPVASKCKDKTVILKRINRIAPYLIIFGTIFIIIVEFIILNIYGSKYTIKIPLLFSFAILSILIVYYGTYNWTFSSEGLDGVKLVNKTSILIAIINVILAMFFIPYLGLIGATISTSIALVIGVYFLLSKGKYFKYDKI, encoded by the coding sequence ATGAGTGAAGGAGTTACTCATTTCTTCAAAAATTTATCATATGTGGGATTTGGAACATTCATTGGAACTGCCTTTTTATTTACTTTCAATGTGCTCGTCGGCAGGCTACTTGGACCTCTAGAGTACGGAAAATTCAGTCTAGTCCAATCAATTTCAATGTTTTTGTATGTTCCTATGCTTATGGGGTATCATAATGCAATGGTAAAATATAATGCTGAAGAAGAAAAATATGACAGACAGAAAAATGTAATCTCAACGACCTATATTTTAGTGCTTATTTTTACAACAATATCAGTAATTATATATTTATTTATTCCACAAAAAATATTAGAATACTTCTCTGTATCTAATGAAATATTTGATTTATGTATTCTTTTTTCTGTATTATATGCAGTTTATATGCTCCTAACAGCCACAGTTAATGGATTACATAAAATGAAAGCATTTGCAATGATTACTCCAATATATAGCACTATATTATTATTTACTTTTTTAAGCATTGCTTATATAAAGCCCCTTTCATATAAATTAGCTATATTTTCAATGCTTTTTTCATATCTAATAACATCTTGTTTAATACTAATTTATATTCGTAAATACCTTACATATGAGTTTGATAGAAAATGGGCGCATACGTTGACAAATTTTGCAATATACTCAATAATAGGAAGCATGACTTTCGTATTATACCCTAATATAAATCAAATACTAATAAACATGTATATGAGTACTGAAAATTTAGGGCTCTATAATGCTTACAGTTTCGCCTCAGTAAATATTGCGTCGTTAATTTTTAATATTTTCAATGGAGTATTCTTCCCGGTTGCATCAAAATGTAAAGATAAGACTGTTATTCTAAAAAGAATCAATAGAATTGCACCTTATTTAATTATATTCGGAACTATTTTTATAATTATTGTCGAATTTATTATTTTAAATATTTATGGTAGTAAATATACAATAAAAATCCCATTATTGTTTTCATTTGCAATTCTCAGTATTTTAATTGTTTACTATGGAACTTATAACTGGACTTTCTCTTCAGAAGGATTGGATGGTGTTAAATTAGTTAATAAAACTTCAATACTTATAGCTATTATCAATGTAATTTTGGCTATGTTTTTTATACCTTATCTAGGATTAATCGGAGCCACAATATCAACTTCTATTGCACTGGTTATAGGAGTATATTTCTTATTAAGTAAAGGAAAATATTTCAAATATGATAAAATTTAG